A single genomic interval of Orcinus orca chromosome 19, mOrcOrc1.1, whole genome shotgun sequence harbors:
- the PLCD3 gene encoding 1-phosphatidylinositol 4,5-bisphosphate phosphodiesterase delta-3 isoform X2: MLCGRWRSRHRRREEPPVPAQVAAPVALPSPPAPQDGGNKRPGLRALKKMGLTEDEDVRAMLRGSRLCKIRSRTWQKERLYRLQEDGLSVWFQRRIPRAPSQHIFFVQHIEAVREGHQSEGLRRFGGAFEPARCLTIAFKGRRKNLDLAAPTAEEAQRWVRGLAKLRARLDAMSQRERLDHWIHFYLHRADSNQDSKMSFKEIKNLLRMVNVDMNDMYAYGLFKECDRSNNEWLEGPEIEEFLRRLLKRPELEEIFHRYSGEDRVLSTPELLEFLEDQGEDDATLAHAQQLIHTYELNETAKQHELMTLDGFMMYLLSPEGAALNPAHTCVFQDMNQPLAHYFISSSHNTYLTDSQIGGPSSTEAYVRAFAQGCRCVELDCWEGPGGEPVIYHGHTLTSKILFRDVIQAVRDHAFTLSPYPVILSLENHCGLEQQAAMARHLHTILGDMLVTQLLDSQNPEELPSPELKGRVLVKGKRLPAARNEDGRILSDREEDNEDEDEEEEAGAPEQRRRAKQISPELSALAVYCCASRLRTLRPAPAPPQPCQVSSLSERKAKKLIREAGNSFIRHNACQLTRVYPLGLRMNSANYNPQEMWNSGCQLVALNFQTPGYEMDLNAGRFLINGQCGYVLKPACLRQPDTTFDPECPGPPRTTFTIQVLTAQQLPKLNAEKPNSIVDPLVRIEIHGVPADCACKETNYVLNNGFNPRWGQTLQFQLRAPELVLVRFVVEDYDATSPNDFVGQFTLPLSSLKQGYRHIHLLSKDGASLSPATLFVHICIQRS, translated from the exons GCCTGACGGAGGACGAGGACGTGCGCGCCATGCTGCGGGGCTCCCGGCTCTGCAAGATCCGCTCGCGGACATGGCAAAAGGAGCGGCTGTACCGGCTGCAGGAGGACGGCCTGAGCGTGTGGTTCCAGCGGCGCATCCCGCGCGCGCCTTCGCAGCACATCT TCTTCGTGCAGCACATCGAGGCCGTCCGCGAGGGCCACCAGTCCGAGGGCCTGCGGCGCTTCGGGGGCGCCTTCGAGCCGGCGCGCTGCCTAACCATCGCCTTCAAGGGGCGTCGCAAGAACTTGGACCTGGCGGCGCCCACGGCCGAGGAGGCGCAGCGCTGGGTGCGCGGTCTGGCCAAGCTGCGCGCGCGCCTCGATGCCATGAGCCAGCGCGAGCGCCTCGACCA CTGGATCCACTTCTATCTGCATCGAGCGGACTCCAACCAGGACAGTAAGATGAGCTTCAAGGAGATCAAGAACCTGCTCCGCATGGTCAACGTGGACATGAACGACATGTACGCCTACGGCCTCTTCAAG GAGTGTGACCGCTCCAACAATGAGTGGCTGGAGGGGCCTGAGATCGAGGAGTTTCTGCGACGGCTGCTGAAACGCCCCGAGCTGGAGGAGATCTTCCATCGGTACTCAGGCGAGGACCGGGTGTTGAGCACCCCCGAGCTGCTGGAGTTCCTGGAGGACCAGGGTGAGGATGACGCCACACTGGCCCACGCCCAGCAGCTCATCCACACCTATGAGCTCAACGAGACAG CCAAGCAGCACGAGCTGATGACTCTGGATGGCTTCATGATGTACCTGTTGTCGCCTGAGGGGGCTGCCCTGAACCCGGCCCACACGTGTGTGTTCCAGGACATGAACCAGCCCCTGGCCCACTACTTCATCTCCTCCTCCCATAACACCTACCTGACCGACTCTCAGATCGGTGGGCCCAGCAGCACCGAGGCCTATGTTAG AGCCTTTGCCCAGGGATGCCGCTGTGTGGAGCTTGACTGCTgggaggggccaggaggggaGCCGGTCATCTACCATGGCCACACCCTCACCTCCAAGATCCTCTTCCGAGACGTGATCCAGGCAGTGCGTGATCATGCCTTCACG CTGTCTCCGTACCCCGTCATCCTGTCCCTCGAGAACCACTGTGGGCTGGAGCAGCAGGCTGCCATGGCCCGTCACCTCCACACCATCCTGGGGGACATGCTGGTGACGCAGCTGCTGGACTCCCAGAACCCTGAAGAGCTGCCGTCCCCAGAG CTGAAAGGCCGGGTCCTGGTGAAGGGGAAGAGGCTGCCAGCTGCTCGGAATGAGGACGGTCGAATTCTGTCAGACCGGGAGGAGGACAACGAAGACGAGGACGAAGAAGAGGAGGCGGGGGCCCCAGAGCAGAGGCGGCGG GCCAAGCAGATCTCCCCGGAGCTGTCGGCCCTGGCCGTGTACTGCTGTGCCAGCCGCCTGCGGACCCTGcgccctgccccagccccgccccagccctgccaggtCAGCTCCCTCAGCGAGCGCAAGGCCAAGAAGCTCATCCGAGAGGCAG GGAACAGCTTCATCAGGCACAATGCCTGCCAACTGACCCGTGTCTACCCACTGGGGCTGCGGATGAACTCCGCCAACTACAACCCCCAGGAGATGTGGAACTCGGGCTGTCAGCTGG TGGCCCTGAACTTCCAGACGCCAGGTTATGAGATGGACCTCAATGCCGGGCGCTTCCTTATCAATGGGCAGTGCGGCTATGTCCTGAAACCTGCCTGTCTGCGGCAGCCTGACACAACCTTTGACCCTGAGTGTCCTGGACCCCCCAGAACGACTTTCACCATCCAG GTGCTGACCGCGCAGCAGCTGCCCAAGCTGAATGCCGAGAAGCCAAACTCCATCGTGGACCCGCTGGTGCGCATTGAGATCCACGGGGTGCCCGCAGACTGTGCTTGCAAGGAGACCAACTACGTGCTCAACAATG GCTTCAACCCCCGCTGGGGACAGACCCTGCAGTTCCAGCTGCGGGCTCCGGAGCTGGTGCTGGTCCGGTTCGTGGTAGAAGATTATGACGCCACGTCCCCCAATGACTTTGTGGGCCAGTTTACACTGCCTCTCAGCAGCCTGAAGCAAG GATACCGCCACATCCACCTGCTTTCCAAGGACGGGGCCTCACTGTCACCAGCCACCCTCTTTGTCCACATCTGCATCCAGCGCTCCTGA
- the PLCD3 gene encoding 1-phosphatidylinositol 4,5-bisphosphate phosphodiesterase delta-3 isoform X1 codes for MLCGRWRSRHRRREEPPVPAQVAAPVALPSPPAPQDGGNKRPGLRALKKMGLTEDEDVRAMLRGSRLCKIRSRTWQKERLYRLQEDGLSVWFQRRIPRAPSQHIFFVQHIEAVREGHQSEGLRRFGGAFEPARCLTIAFKGRRKNLDLAAPTAEEAQRWVRGLAKLRARLDAMSQRERLDHWIHFYLHRADSNQDSKMSFKEIKNLLRMVNVDMNDMYAYGLFKECDRSNNEWLEGPEIEEFLRRLLKRPELEEIFHRYSGEDRVLSTPELLEFLEDQGEDDATLAHAQQLIHTYELNETAKQHELMTLDGFMMYLLSPEGAALNPAHTCVFQDMNQPLAHYFISSSHNTYLTDSQIGGPSSTEAYVRAFAQGCRCVELDCWEGPGGEPVIYHGHTLTSKILFRDVIQAVRDHAFTLSPYPVILSLENHCGLEQQAAMARHLHTILGDMLVTQLLDSQNPEELPSPEQLKGRVLVKGKRLPAARNEDGRILSDREEDNEDEDEEEEAGAPEQRRRAKQISPELSALAVYCCASRLRTLRPAPAPPQPCQVSSLSERKAKKLIREAGNSFIRHNACQLTRVYPLGLRMNSANYNPQEMWNSGCQLVALNFQTPGYEMDLNAGRFLINGQCGYVLKPACLRQPDTTFDPECPGPPRTTFTIQVLTAQQLPKLNAEKPNSIVDPLVRIEIHGVPADCACKETNYVLNNGFNPRWGQTLQFQLRAPELVLVRFVVEDYDATSPNDFVGQFTLPLSSLKQGYRHIHLLSKDGASLSPATLFVHICIQRS; via the exons GCCTGACGGAGGACGAGGACGTGCGCGCCATGCTGCGGGGCTCCCGGCTCTGCAAGATCCGCTCGCGGACATGGCAAAAGGAGCGGCTGTACCGGCTGCAGGAGGACGGCCTGAGCGTGTGGTTCCAGCGGCGCATCCCGCGCGCGCCTTCGCAGCACATCT TCTTCGTGCAGCACATCGAGGCCGTCCGCGAGGGCCACCAGTCCGAGGGCCTGCGGCGCTTCGGGGGCGCCTTCGAGCCGGCGCGCTGCCTAACCATCGCCTTCAAGGGGCGTCGCAAGAACTTGGACCTGGCGGCGCCCACGGCCGAGGAGGCGCAGCGCTGGGTGCGCGGTCTGGCCAAGCTGCGCGCGCGCCTCGATGCCATGAGCCAGCGCGAGCGCCTCGACCA CTGGATCCACTTCTATCTGCATCGAGCGGACTCCAACCAGGACAGTAAGATGAGCTTCAAGGAGATCAAGAACCTGCTCCGCATGGTCAACGTGGACATGAACGACATGTACGCCTACGGCCTCTTCAAG GAGTGTGACCGCTCCAACAATGAGTGGCTGGAGGGGCCTGAGATCGAGGAGTTTCTGCGACGGCTGCTGAAACGCCCCGAGCTGGAGGAGATCTTCCATCGGTACTCAGGCGAGGACCGGGTGTTGAGCACCCCCGAGCTGCTGGAGTTCCTGGAGGACCAGGGTGAGGATGACGCCACACTGGCCCACGCCCAGCAGCTCATCCACACCTATGAGCTCAACGAGACAG CCAAGCAGCACGAGCTGATGACTCTGGATGGCTTCATGATGTACCTGTTGTCGCCTGAGGGGGCTGCCCTGAACCCGGCCCACACGTGTGTGTTCCAGGACATGAACCAGCCCCTGGCCCACTACTTCATCTCCTCCTCCCATAACACCTACCTGACCGACTCTCAGATCGGTGGGCCCAGCAGCACCGAGGCCTATGTTAG AGCCTTTGCCCAGGGATGCCGCTGTGTGGAGCTTGACTGCTgggaggggccaggaggggaGCCGGTCATCTACCATGGCCACACCCTCACCTCCAAGATCCTCTTCCGAGACGTGATCCAGGCAGTGCGTGATCATGCCTTCACG CTGTCTCCGTACCCCGTCATCCTGTCCCTCGAGAACCACTGTGGGCTGGAGCAGCAGGCTGCCATGGCCCGTCACCTCCACACCATCCTGGGGGACATGCTGGTGACGCAGCTGCTGGACTCCCAGAACCCTGAAGAGCTGCCGTCCCCAGAG CAGCTGAAAGGCCGGGTCCTGGTGAAGGGGAAGAGGCTGCCAGCTGCTCGGAATGAGGACGGTCGAATTCTGTCAGACCGGGAGGAGGACAACGAAGACGAGGACGAAGAAGAGGAGGCGGGGGCCCCAGAGCAGAGGCGGCGG GCCAAGCAGATCTCCCCGGAGCTGTCGGCCCTGGCCGTGTACTGCTGTGCCAGCCGCCTGCGGACCCTGcgccctgccccagccccgccccagccctgccaggtCAGCTCCCTCAGCGAGCGCAAGGCCAAGAAGCTCATCCGAGAGGCAG GGAACAGCTTCATCAGGCACAATGCCTGCCAACTGACCCGTGTCTACCCACTGGGGCTGCGGATGAACTCCGCCAACTACAACCCCCAGGAGATGTGGAACTCGGGCTGTCAGCTGG TGGCCCTGAACTTCCAGACGCCAGGTTATGAGATGGACCTCAATGCCGGGCGCTTCCTTATCAATGGGCAGTGCGGCTATGTCCTGAAACCTGCCTGTCTGCGGCAGCCTGACACAACCTTTGACCCTGAGTGTCCTGGACCCCCCAGAACGACTTTCACCATCCAG GTGCTGACCGCGCAGCAGCTGCCCAAGCTGAATGCCGAGAAGCCAAACTCCATCGTGGACCCGCTGGTGCGCATTGAGATCCACGGGGTGCCCGCAGACTGTGCTTGCAAGGAGACCAACTACGTGCTCAACAATG GCTTCAACCCCCGCTGGGGACAGACCCTGCAGTTCCAGCTGCGGGCTCCGGAGCTGGTGCTGGTCCGGTTCGTGGTAGAAGATTATGACGCCACGTCCCCCAATGACTTTGTGGGCCAGTTTACACTGCCTCTCAGCAGCCTGAAGCAAG GATACCGCCACATCCACCTGCTTTCCAAGGACGGGGCCTCACTGTCACCAGCCACCCTCTTTGTCCACATCTGCATCCAGCGCTCCTGA
- the PLCD3 gene encoding 1-phosphatidylinositol 4,5-bisphosphate phosphodiesterase delta-3 isoform X3: MACPGHLLQGLTEDEDVRAMLRGSRLCKIRSRTWQKERLYRLQEDGLSVWFQRRIPRAPSQHIFFVQHIEAVREGHQSEGLRRFGGAFEPARCLTIAFKGRRKNLDLAAPTAEEAQRWVRGLAKLRARLDAMSQRERLDHWIHFYLHRADSNQDSKMSFKEIKNLLRMVNVDMNDMYAYGLFKECDRSNNEWLEGPEIEEFLRRLLKRPELEEIFHRYSGEDRVLSTPELLEFLEDQGEDDATLAHAQQLIHTYELNETAKQHELMTLDGFMMYLLSPEGAALNPAHTCVFQDMNQPLAHYFISSSHNTYLTDSQIGGPSSTEAYVRAFAQGCRCVELDCWEGPGGEPVIYHGHTLTSKILFRDVIQAVRDHAFTLSPYPVILSLENHCGLEQQAAMARHLHTILGDMLVTQLLDSQNPEELPSPEQLKGRVLVKGKRLPAARNEDGRILSDREEDNEDEDEEEEAGAPEQRRRAKQISPELSALAVYCCASRLRTLRPAPAPPQPCQVSSLSERKAKKLIREAGNSFIRHNACQLTRVYPLGLRMNSANYNPQEMWNSGCQLVALNFQTPGYEMDLNAGRFLINGQCGYVLKPACLRQPDTTFDPECPGPPRTTFTIQVLTAQQLPKLNAEKPNSIVDPLVRIEIHGVPADCACKETNYVLNNGFNPRWGQTLQFQLRAPELVLVRFVVEDYDATSPNDFVGQFTLPLSSLKQGYRHIHLLSKDGASLSPATLFVHICIQRS, encoded by the exons GCCTGACGGAGGACGAGGACGTGCGCGCCATGCTGCGGGGCTCCCGGCTCTGCAAGATCCGCTCGCGGACATGGCAAAAGGAGCGGCTGTACCGGCTGCAGGAGGACGGCCTGAGCGTGTGGTTCCAGCGGCGCATCCCGCGCGCGCCTTCGCAGCACATCT TCTTCGTGCAGCACATCGAGGCCGTCCGCGAGGGCCACCAGTCCGAGGGCCTGCGGCGCTTCGGGGGCGCCTTCGAGCCGGCGCGCTGCCTAACCATCGCCTTCAAGGGGCGTCGCAAGAACTTGGACCTGGCGGCGCCCACGGCCGAGGAGGCGCAGCGCTGGGTGCGCGGTCTGGCCAAGCTGCGCGCGCGCCTCGATGCCATGAGCCAGCGCGAGCGCCTCGACCA CTGGATCCACTTCTATCTGCATCGAGCGGACTCCAACCAGGACAGTAAGATGAGCTTCAAGGAGATCAAGAACCTGCTCCGCATGGTCAACGTGGACATGAACGACATGTACGCCTACGGCCTCTTCAAG GAGTGTGACCGCTCCAACAATGAGTGGCTGGAGGGGCCTGAGATCGAGGAGTTTCTGCGACGGCTGCTGAAACGCCCCGAGCTGGAGGAGATCTTCCATCGGTACTCAGGCGAGGACCGGGTGTTGAGCACCCCCGAGCTGCTGGAGTTCCTGGAGGACCAGGGTGAGGATGACGCCACACTGGCCCACGCCCAGCAGCTCATCCACACCTATGAGCTCAACGAGACAG CCAAGCAGCACGAGCTGATGACTCTGGATGGCTTCATGATGTACCTGTTGTCGCCTGAGGGGGCTGCCCTGAACCCGGCCCACACGTGTGTGTTCCAGGACATGAACCAGCCCCTGGCCCACTACTTCATCTCCTCCTCCCATAACACCTACCTGACCGACTCTCAGATCGGTGGGCCCAGCAGCACCGAGGCCTATGTTAG AGCCTTTGCCCAGGGATGCCGCTGTGTGGAGCTTGACTGCTgggaggggccaggaggggaGCCGGTCATCTACCATGGCCACACCCTCACCTCCAAGATCCTCTTCCGAGACGTGATCCAGGCAGTGCGTGATCATGCCTTCACG CTGTCTCCGTACCCCGTCATCCTGTCCCTCGAGAACCACTGTGGGCTGGAGCAGCAGGCTGCCATGGCCCGTCACCTCCACACCATCCTGGGGGACATGCTGGTGACGCAGCTGCTGGACTCCCAGAACCCTGAAGAGCTGCCGTCCCCAGAG CAGCTGAAAGGCCGGGTCCTGGTGAAGGGGAAGAGGCTGCCAGCTGCTCGGAATGAGGACGGTCGAATTCTGTCAGACCGGGAGGAGGACAACGAAGACGAGGACGAAGAAGAGGAGGCGGGGGCCCCAGAGCAGAGGCGGCGG GCCAAGCAGATCTCCCCGGAGCTGTCGGCCCTGGCCGTGTACTGCTGTGCCAGCCGCCTGCGGACCCTGcgccctgccccagccccgccccagccctgccaggtCAGCTCCCTCAGCGAGCGCAAGGCCAAGAAGCTCATCCGAGAGGCAG GGAACAGCTTCATCAGGCACAATGCCTGCCAACTGACCCGTGTCTACCCACTGGGGCTGCGGATGAACTCCGCCAACTACAACCCCCAGGAGATGTGGAACTCGGGCTGTCAGCTGG TGGCCCTGAACTTCCAGACGCCAGGTTATGAGATGGACCTCAATGCCGGGCGCTTCCTTATCAATGGGCAGTGCGGCTATGTCCTGAAACCTGCCTGTCTGCGGCAGCCTGACACAACCTTTGACCCTGAGTGTCCTGGACCCCCCAGAACGACTTTCACCATCCAG GTGCTGACCGCGCAGCAGCTGCCCAAGCTGAATGCCGAGAAGCCAAACTCCATCGTGGACCCGCTGGTGCGCATTGAGATCCACGGGGTGCCCGCAGACTGTGCTTGCAAGGAGACCAACTACGTGCTCAACAATG GCTTCAACCCCCGCTGGGGACAGACCCTGCAGTTCCAGCTGCGGGCTCCGGAGCTGGTGCTGGTCCGGTTCGTGGTAGAAGATTATGACGCCACGTCCCCCAATGACTTTGTGGGCCAGTTTACACTGCCTCTCAGCAGCCTGAAGCAAG GATACCGCCACATCCACCTGCTTTCCAAGGACGGGGCCTCACTGTCACCAGCCACCCTCTTTGTCCACATCTGCATCCAGCGCTCCTGA
- the PLCD3 gene encoding 1-phosphatidylinositol 4,5-bisphosphate phosphodiesterase delta-3 isoform X4, translated as MLRGSRLCKIRSRTWQKERLYRLQEDGLSVWFQRRIPRAPSQHIFFVQHIEAVREGHQSEGLRRFGGAFEPARCLTIAFKGRRKNLDLAAPTAEEAQRWVRGLAKLRARLDAMSQRERLDHWIHFYLHRADSNQDSKMSFKEIKNLLRMVNVDMNDMYAYGLFKECDRSNNEWLEGPEIEEFLRRLLKRPELEEIFHRYSGEDRVLSTPELLEFLEDQGEDDATLAHAQQLIHTYELNETAKQHELMTLDGFMMYLLSPEGAALNPAHTCVFQDMNQPLAHYFISSSHNTYLTDSQIGGPSSTEAYVRAFAQGCRCVELDCWEGPGGEPVIYHGHTLTSKILFRDVIQAVRDHAFTLSPYPVILSLENHCGLEQQAAMARHLHTILGDMLVTQLLDSQNPEELPSPEQLKGRVLVKGKRLPAARNEDGRILSDREEDNEDEDEEEEAGAPEQRRRAKQISPELSALAVYCCASRLRTLRPAPAPPQPCQVSSLSERKAKKLIREAGNSFIRHNACQLTRVYPLGLRMNSANYNPQEMWNSGCQLVALNFQTPGYEMDLNAGRFLINGQCGYVLKPACLRQPDTTFDPECPGPPRTTFTIQVLTAQQLPKLNAEKPNSIVDPLVRIEIHGVPADCACKETNYVLNNGFNPRWGQTLQFQLRAPELVLVRFVVEDYDATSPNDFVGQFTLPLSSLKQGYRHIHLLSKDGASLSPATLFVHICIQRS; from the exons ATGCTGCGGGGCTCCCGGCTCTGCAAGATCCGCTCGCGGACATGGCAAAAGGAGCGGCTGTACCGGCTGCAGGAGGACGGCCTGAGCGTGTGGTTCCAGCGGCGCATCCCGCGCGCGCCTTCGCAGCACATCT TCTTCGTGCAGCACATCGAGGCCGTCCGCGAGGGCCACCAGTCCGAGGGCCTGCGGCGCTTCGGGGGCGCCTTCGAGCCGGCGCGCTGCCTAACCATCGCCTTCAAGGGGCGTCGCAAGAACTTGGACCTGGCGGCGCCCACGGCCGAGGAGGCGCAGCGCTGGGTGCGCGGTCTGGCCAAGCTGCGCGCGCGCCTCGATGCCATGAGCCAGCGCGAGCGCCTCGACCA CTGGATCCACTTCTATCTGCATCGAGCGGACTCCAACCAGGACAGTAAGATGAGCTTCAAGGAGATCAAGAACCTGCTCCGCATGGTCAACGTGGACATGAACGACATGTACGCCTACGGCCTCTTCAAG GAGTGTGACCGCTCCAACAATGAGTGGCTGGAGGGGCCTGAGATCGAGGAGTTTCTGCGACGGCTGCTGAAACGCCCCGAGCTGGAGGAGATCTTCCATCGGTACTCAGGCGAGGACCGGGTGTTGAGCACCCCCGAGCTGCTGGAGTTCCTGGAGGACCAGGGTGAGGATGACGCCACACTGGCCCACGCCCAGCAGCTCATCCACACCTATGAGCTCAACGAGACAG CCAAGCAGCACGAGCTGATGACTCTGGATGGCTTCATGATGTACCTGTTGTCGCCTGAGGGGGCTGCCCTGAACCCGGCCCACACGTGTGTGTTCCAGGACATGAACCAGCCCCTGGCCCACTACTTCATCTCCTCCTCCCATAACACCTACCTGACCGACTCTCAGATCGGTGGGCCCAGCAGCACCGAGGCCTATGTTAG AGCCTTTGCCCAGGGATGCCGCTGTGTGGAGCTTGACTGCTgggaggggccaggaggggaGCCGGTCATCTACCATGGCCACACCCTCACCTCCAAGATCCTCTTCCGAGACGTGATCCAGGCAGTGCGTGATCATGCCTTCACG CTGTCTCCGTACCCCGTCATCCTGTCCCTCGAGAACCACTGTGGGCTGGAGCAGCAGGCTGCCATGGCCCGTCACCTCCACACCATCCTGGGGGACATGCTGGTGACGCAGCTGCTGGACTCCCAGAACCCTGAAGAGCTGCCGTCCCCAGAG CAGCTGAAAGGCCGGGTCCTGGTGAAGGGGAAGAGGCTGCCAGCTGCTCGGAATGAGGACGGTCGAATTCTGTCAGACCGGGAGGAGGACAACGAAGACGAGGACGAAGAAGAGGAGGCGGGGGCCCCAGAGCAGAGGCGGCGG GCCAAGCAGATCTCCCCGGAGCTGTCGGCCCTGGCCGTGTACTGCTGTGCCAGCCGCCTGCGGACCCTGcgccctgccccagccccgccccagccctgccaggtCAGCTCCCTCAGCGAGCGCAAGGCCAAGAAGCTCATCCGAGAGGCAG GGAACAGCTTCATCAGGCACAATGCCTGCCAACTGACCCGTGTCTACCCACTGGGGCTGCGGATGAACTCCGCCAACTACAACCCCCAGGAGATGTGGAACTCGGGCTGTCAGCTGG TGGCCCTGAACTTCCAGACGCCAGGTTATGAGATGGACCTCAATGCCGGGCGCTTCCTTATCAATGGGCAGTGCGGCTATGTCCTGAAACCTGCCTGTCTGCGGCAGCCTGACACAACCTTTGACCCTGAGTGTCCTGGACCCCCCAGAACGACTTTCACCATCCAG GTGCTGACCGCGCAGCAGCTGCCCAAGCTGAATGCCGAGAAGCCAAACTCCATCGTGGACCCGCTGGTGCGCATTGAGATCCACGGGGTGCCCGCAGACTGTGCTTGCAAGGAGACCAACTACGTGCTCAACAATG GCTTCAACCCCCGCTGGGGACAGACCCTGCAGTTCCAGCTGCGGGCTCCGGAGCTGGTGCTGGTCCGGTTCGTGGTAGAAGATTATGACGCCACGTCCCCCAATGACTTTGTGGGCCAGTTTACACTGCCTCTCAGCAGCCTGAAGCAAG GATACCGCCACATCCACCTGCTTTCCAAGGACGGGGCCTCACTGTCACCAGCCACCCTCTTTGTCCACATCTGCATCCAGCGCTCCTGA